The sequence below is a genomic window from Harmonia axyridis chromosome 1, icHarAxyr1.1, whole genome shotgun sequence.
GGCGAAGAAGAAAAGGGCGAAGAAGAAAAGGGCGAAGAAGAAAAGGGCGAAGAAGAAAAGGGCGAAGAAGAAAAGGGCGAAGAAGAAAAGGGCGAAGAAGAAAAGGGCGAAGAAGAAAAGGGCGAAGAAGAAAAGGGCGAAGAAGAAAAGGGCGAAGAAGAAAAGGGCGAAGAAGAAAAGGGCGAAGAAGAAAAGGGCGAAGAAGAAAAGGACGAAGAAGAAAAGGACGAAGAAGAAGAGGGCGAAGAAGAAAAGGGCGAAGAAGAAAAGGGCGAAGAAGAAAAGGGCGAAGAAGAAAAGGGCGAAGAAGAAAAGGGCGAAGAAGAAAAGGGCGAAGAAGAAAAGGGCGAAGAAGAAAAGGGCGAAGAAGAAAAGGGCGAAGAAGAAAAGGGCGAAGAAGAAAAGGGCGAAGAAGAAAAGGGCGAAGAAGAAAAGGGCGAAGAAGAAAAGGGCGAAGAAGAAAAGGGCGAAGAAGAAAAGGGCGAAGAAGAAAAGGGCGAAGAAGAAAAGGGCGAAGGAAAAAAGGGCGAAGAAGAAAAGGGCGAAGGAAAAAAGGGCGCAGAAGAAAAGGgcgaagaagaagaggaagaagaagaagaggaagaagaagaagaagagggagAAGAAGAAAagggagaagaagaagaaaagggTGAAGAAGAAAAGGGCGAAGAAGAAAAGGGCGAAGAAGAAGAGGGAGGAGAAGAAAAGGGCGAAGAAGAAAAGGGCGAAGAAGAAAAGGGCGAAGAAGAAAAGGGCGAAGAAGAAAAGGGCGAAGGAGAAAAGGGCGAAGGAGAAAAGGGCGAAGGAGAAAAGGGCGAAGGAGAAAAGGGCGAAGGAGAAAAGGGCGAAGGAGAAAAGGGCGAAGGAGAAAAGGGCGAAGGAGAAAAGGGCGAAGGAGAAAAGGGCGAAGGAGAAAAGGGCGAAGGAGAAAAGGGCGAAGGAGAAAAGGCGAAGGAGAAAAGGGCGAAGGAGAAAAGGGCGAAGGAGAAAAGGGCGAAGGAGAAAAGGGCGAAGGAGAAAAGGGCGAAGGAGAAAAGGGCGAAGGAGAAAAGGGCGAAGGAGAAAAGGGCGAAGGAGAAAAGGGCGAAGGAGAAAAGGGCGAAGAAGAAAAGGGCGAAGAAGAAAAGGGCGAAGAAGAAGAGGGAGGAGAAGAAAAGGGCGAAGAAGAAAAGGGCGAAAAAGAAGAGGGCGAAGAAGAAGAGGGAGGAGAAGAAAAGGGAGAAGAAAAATAAGAGGGAGAAGAAAAATAAGAGGGAGAAGAAAAATAAGAgggagaagaaaaagaagagggagaagaagaagagggagaagaagaagagggagaagaagaagagggagaagaagaagagggagaagaagaagagggagaagaagaagataagaaatgtcaaaaaataagaCACAGTGCTGCCgttataaatatattcttttcgAAAATCCTTCATGTACCTGATGGTTAAACCGCAACATATTTTTGTGACAACAAATTCAAACGGGATGATATTTTGCGTGTATTTACATAATGATAATATCAAGTGTTTTGCGAAATTTCGTTTTGATAGCGCTatcagaaccacagaaaattcaacCAGAAGAGTTGATTAGAAAAGACCAGGTGCTCCCTAGGTTTTGATCAGTACAGCCGGTTCGGAAAATGTCTGAAACAATTTCTGTATATAAATTAATTACTCTTTTGTCAGAGGTAGATTTCTCTCACACCCTGTTAATGAATAAGGCTTTTGTTCTTCGACTTCCGAGTTTCATCGGCTGAAAAACTTTCACTTCAAAAGCTTCGCACCTTAAGATATCTAGATCGCGGGTGGAGCGTTACAGACTTTGTTTATCCGCTTGTCTGAAGGTATTGTAAAGATTAATTTGTAGGAATAGAATTAACTTTGATTCAATGCAATTAGCGTCAATCCACCTGAATCAAGTCGGGTTGTTAACCTTAAGGTCGTATCATCGGCAAGAATCGATGCCAAAACTAATTTTCAACGTAAATCAGCGTGGGATGAATTGTTCTCCGATAGACACTGTTATTTTAGTAGAA
It includes:
- the LOC123670980 gene encoding DNA ligase 1-like, whose product is MDRRLAKIERNRTPMERRPPGRPPKKWRDSWHIYQENNEFDNPDKTSKMQKNKKKLEEEEEQKGAEDKGEEEKGEKEEGEEEEGEEEKGEEEKGEEEKGEEEKGEEEKGEEEKGEEEKGEEEKGEEEKGEEEKGEEEKGEEEKGEEEKGEEEKGEEEKDEEEKDEEEEGEEEKGEEEKGEEEKGEEEKGEEEKGEEEKGEEEKGEEEKGEEEKGEEEKGEEEKGEEEKGEEEKGEEEKGEEEKGEEEKGEEEKGEEEKGEGKKGEEEKGEGKKGKKKKREKKKREKKKKRVKKKRAKKKRAKKKREEKKRAKKKRAKKKRAKKKRAKKKRAKEKRAKEKRAKEKRAKEKRAKEKRAKEKRAKEKRAKEKRAKEKRAKEKRAKEKRAKEKRAKEKRAKEKRAKEKRAKEKRAKEKRAKEKRAKEKRAKKKRAKKKRAKKKREEKKRAKKKRAKKKRAKKKREEKKREKKNKREKKNKREKKNKREKKKKREKKKREKKKREKKKREKKKREKKKREKKKIRNVKK